A window of Opitutales bacterium genomic DNA:
CAAGGTATCCACCGCAGCTTGGGTGAACTCTGGCCCGTAGTCGACTCCGGGGATATTTTCTACGATCGCGGTTTCAGCGCCCTCGGGCTGGACGTTGTAGGAGCCAGTGACGAGGATCATCAGCGCGGTGGCAGTGCATACGAGCCAGGTGTCAAAGTAGATGGAAAAGGACTGAACCAGTCCCTGTGAAGCTGGGTGTTTGACCTCAGCAGCGGCCGCAGCCATCGGGGCCGTGCCCTGCCCAGCCTCGTTGGAGTAGATGCCGCGTTTGACGCCCCAAGCAATGGCACTGCCCAGAATGCCGCCAAAGGTGGCATCCATGCCAAAAGCACTTGAGATAATAAGCCCAAACGCTGCCGGGATTTCCGTAAAATTAACCGCGAGAACAATGGCCGCGACGGCAATATAGCCCACTGCCATAAACGGTACAATCATCTGCACCGCGAAGCCGATCCGTTTTACTCCGCCAACGACGATCGCGGCAACGCCCGCAACCACTATAAGTCCCGTGACCCAAGTAGGTATGCCGAAGGCGTTTTCCATCGCCCCGCCGATACTGTTGCTTTGGACAGTGGGCAGGCACAGCCCGCAGCCGATAATCGTGGCGATCGCGAACACGACAGCATACCACTTCGCTTTCATGCCTTTCTCGATATAGTAGGCCGGCCCACCGCGGTATTGGCCGTCGACTTTCTCTTTGAAAATCTGCGCTAAGGTGGCCTCAACAAATGCTGAGCCTGATCCGACAAAAGCAATGAGCCACATCCAAAATACCGCGCCTGGGCCACCCAGCGCAATGGCGGTGGCGACTCCGGCGATGTTTCCGGTGCCAACGCGGCCAGAGACAGCCAAAGCAAAGGCTTGAAACGGACTAATGCCGTTCTCCGATGCTTTGCCACCAAACATACAGCGCAGCATTTCACCGACCATCCGCACCTGGACAAACCGAGTGGCGATTGTGAAGAAGACTCCCGCTCCTAGGCACAAAATAATGAGGGCCGGGCTCCAGACGATCCCGTTAGCGTCAGATACAAAAGACTCTAAAGACATGGTTCCGGAACGCAGTTCCTATGCCGTTGGCGAGTCATCTGCTAAATCGGTTGCATTATGGAAGACAAACGCGAACAGAAATGCCTGATACTCCTCGGCTTTTATGTCGGTTTTTGGGGGATGCTCCAGGTGTTGACGGTGAAGCTGGTGCCGCTGGATTTGTCTTGGATCGGTTTGGGGGTATTGGGATTCAGCTATGGCTCGTTTGTCCACGCGCTGACATTTCCATGCACCGATGCGGTGGCGGAGGTGTGGGGGGCGAAGCGCGCGCGCATGATGGTGTATTTGGGAACGCTCCTCTTTGCGATTAGCACGAGTCTTATTTATCTCGCAACTTTGTTGCCGTCAGCCGAAGCGTTTCAGTTTCACGACGAATACAATGCGCTTTTTGCGGGTGCGCCGCGCATCATCATCGGTTCTCTGACCTCGACGCTGTTTGCTCAACTCTGGGACATTTTCATTTTTGAGTGGGTTAAGAAGCGGACCGGAGAACGCATGCTATGGTTGCGCAATAACGTCTCTACCTGGGGCTCTCAGTTTTTCGATACCATCATTTTCTACACCATCGCCTTTTACGGAATCATACCCAATTCCGAACTGCCAAAACTGATTTTGGGAACGTATCTTCTCAAGATTTTCGTAGCAGCCATCGACACACCCATGGTTTACGTGATCGTGCGTTGGATCACTGGGTCTTGGACTGCTAGAGGAGGCCTCGAAGAAAAAACGTCCCACCCATAATTTTTTGAGGCGGGCAACTTATTGGTTTATTTCCAGAAATTTCGATGTGGCTCCAGGAGCGTTTCGCGCAATTCGGGAAAGGGGCCGATGATCTCTATATCCTTTTGTCCTGCTGCAACGACAGTTCTGCAAGGTAGGTTGAGCGTTGGGTTTTCCTCATGTGCTCCCGTCAAGTCTAAGAGATCGGTTTCAGAAAATCCATAGACGACACGACCAATATTCGCCCAGTAGATGGTGCCCATGCACATGGCGCAAGGTTCGCCGTTTGTGACGAGTGTGTAGCTCCATAGAGTTTCTGGGTCATAGGTTTCGCTTGCCCGACGCGCCAGTTCTGTTTCGGCATGGCGGACGGTTCCCAGGTTGCCCTGTTCCAT
This region includes:
- a CDS encoding queuosine precursor transporter, with the translated sequence MEDKREQKCLILLGFYVGFWGMLQVLTVKLVPLDLSWIGLGVLGFSYGSFVHALTFPCTDAVAEVWGAKRARMMVYLGTLLFAISTSLIYLATLLPSAEAFQFHDEYNALFAGAPRIIIGSLTSTLFAQLWDIFIFEWVKKRTGERMLWLRNNVSTWGSQFFDTIIFYTIAFYGIIPNSELPKLILGTYLLKIFVAAIDTPMVYVIVRWITGSWTARGGLEEKTSHP
- a CDS encoding alanine:cation symporter family protein, with the translated sequence MSLESFVSDANGIVWSPALIILCLGAGVFFTIATRFVQVRMVGEMLRCMFGGKASENGISPFQAFALAVSGRVGTGNIAGVATAIALGGPGAVFWMWLIAFVGSGSAFVEATLAQIFKEKVDGQYRGGPAYYIEKGMKAKWYAVVFAIATIIGCGLCLPTVQSNSIGGAMENAFGIPTWVTGLIVVAGVAAIVVGGVKRIGFAVQMIVPFMAVGYIAVAAIVLAVNFTEIPAAFGLIISSAFGMDATFGGILGSAIAWGVKRGIYSNEAGQGTAPMAAAAAEVKHPASQGLVQSFSIYFDTWLVCTATALMILVTGSYNVQPEGAETAIVENIPGVDYGPEFTQAAVDTLVPGVGSAFVAISLLFFAFTTTLAYYYYTENNVAYLLPKGSSARTLVFRIVQIVFLGVVFFGGVNEAELAWGLGDLGVGLMAWVNIIAILILTKPAIRCLKDYEAQKKAGKEPVYSGEGVWSRED
- a CDS encoding nucleoside deaminase — its product is MKTPEPTSYWHPYLEQTHAISLTAMDEGRHPFGAVLVGADGEVLMEQGNLGTVRHAETELARRASETYDPETLWSYTLVTNGEPCAMCMGTIYWANIGRVVYGFSETDLLDLTGAHEENPTLNLPCRTVVAAGQKDIEIIGPFPELRETLLEPHRNFWK